The Ahaetulla prasina isolate Xishuangbanna chromosome 4, ASM2864084v1, whole genome shotgun sequence genome has a window encoding:
- the LOC131198140 gene encoding vomeronasal type-2 receptor 26-like, whose amino-acid sequence MSYQNTLKLLSSQKKTIPNYNCKKQPNLIAVIGGLDAKVSLYMATVLGIYKIPQIACCVFAPVTNIKTQLPFFYRMIPSETNQYMGLIQLLLFFQWKWIGIISPDDDQGEKFVQALLPMLSQYAICAAVIERTLTISGVLENFESFEPLVAMAASLAKPSVKVYIVNADSQAVACLKWLLYLYGSLESPTQLTIGKVWLMTAQWDFSSETFHRQFDIHVFHGALSLASHSKEVLGFTEFLRSVHPTWSKEDGFIKIVWEQAFNCLFPNSHEGKESNNSCTGEENLESLPGTLFEMTMTSQSYSIYNAVHAIVHALHKMFLYSTQVKSYLPSRLDPPKLLHWQLHHFLRTISFNNSAGDTISFDEKGELVAGFDVINWITFPNKSFRRMKVGYLDPQALSGHQLIIYDKTITWHSSFNQSLPVALCNEKCHPGYRQKKKEGEPFCCYNCVSCPDGKISDQKDMDNCFQCPEEQFPNENKNQCIAKRLRFLSFLHPLGISLTFFALCFVLLTILILGVFIKNQNTPIVKANNRDLTYCLLISLLLCFLCSLLFIGQPQIVTCYLRQITFGIIFTVAVSCILAKTITVVLAFMATKPGSSIRKWVGRRLIILILFGCSFIQASICSVWLCTAPPFPEFDIYSLPGEIIVQCNEGSLRMFYYVLGYLGFLAIVSFTVAFLARKLPDTFNEAKFITFSMLVFCSVWLSFIPSYQGTNGEYMVAVEIFSILASGAGLLSCIFFPKCYIIILKPELNIKEQLIKRNT is encoded by the exons ATGTCTTATCAGAACACCCTGAAACTTCTGTCCTCCCAGAAGAAGACTATTCCAAATTACAACTGCAAGAAGCAACCTAATTTGATAGCTGTCATTGGAGGACTTGATGCCAAAGTCTCTCTTTATATGGCTACTGTTTTAGGCATCTATAAGATTCCACAG ATTGCTTGCTGTGTGTTTGCTCCAGTGACGAACATTAAAACACAGCTCCCTTTTTTCTACCGGATGATCCCTAGTGAAACAAATCAGTACATGGGACTTATTCAGCTGCTCCTTTTTTTCCAGTGGAAATGGATTGGAATTATTTCACCAGATGATGATCAAGGAGAAAAATTTGTGCAGGCCTTGTTACCCATGCTTTCCCAGTATGCAATCTGTGCAGCAGTCATTGAAAGAACACTAACCATTTCTGGTGTTTTAGAGAATTTTGAGTCATTTGAACCCCTTGTTGCTATGGCTGCTTCATTAGCCAAACCCAGTGTCAAAGTCTATATTGTAAATGCAGATTCTCAAGCTGTGGCATGCTTGAAATGGCTGCTATATCTTTATGGAAGCTTAGAAAGTCCAACACAACTAACCATAGGCAAAGTGTGGCTTATGACAGCCCAGTGGGATTTTTCATCAGAAACATTTCACCGACAATTTGATATACATGTTTTCCATGGTGCCTTGTCTTTGGCAAGTCATTCAAAAGAAGTGCTGGGGTTTACAGAATTTTTGCGTTCTGTTCACCCTACCTGGTCAAAAGAAGATGGTTTTATCAAGATTGTCTGGGAACAAGCATTCAACTGCCTATTTCCTAATTCTCATGAGGGCAAAGAGAGCAATAATTCTTGCACTGGTGAAGAGAACTTGGAAAGTCTTCCTGGGACACTCTTTGAAATGACTATGACTAGTCAAAGCTACAGCATCTACAATGCAGTCCATGCCATAGTACATGCTTTGCATAAAATGTTCTTATATTCCACCCAGGTTAAATCTTATCTTCCATCTAGATTAGATCCCCCAAAACTGCTACATTGGCAG CTTCACCATTTTCTAAGGACCATCTCATTTAACAATAGTGCTGGAGACACCATATCTTTTGATGAAAAAGGTGAATTGGTAGCTGGATTTGATGTTATCAACTGGATCACTTTCCCAAACAAATCTTTTCGTCGTATGAAAGTTGGATACCTGGATCCACAAGCTTTAAGTGGTCATCAATTAATTATTTATGACAAGACCATCACGTGGCATAGTTCATTTAATCAG AGCCTTCCTGTTGCTCTGTGTAATGAGAAATGCCATCCAGGTTacagacaaaaaaagaaagaaggagaaccaTTCTGCTGCTACAATTGTGTTTCTTGTCCAGATGGGAAGATTTCAGACCAGAAGG acaTGGACAACTGTTTCCAATGCCCAGAAGAACAATTTCCAAATGAGAACAAAAATCAATGTATTGCAAAAAGATTAcgttttctctcttttctgcatCCTTTGGGGATTAGTTTAACATTTTTTgctctctgttttgttttgctcaCAATTCTGATACTAGGAGTTTTCATCAAGAACCAGaacactcccattgtcaaagccaacaaccgagaCCTCACCTACTGTCTGCTCATCTCCTTATTGCTTTGTTTTCTCTGCTCCTTGTTATTTATTGGCCAGCCACAAATAGTGACTTGCTATTTGCGACAAATTACTTTTGGTATCATCTTCACAGTGGCTGTTTCTTGTATATTAGCAAAAACAATAACTGTTGTTCTAGCTTttatggccaccaagccaggatCTAGTATAAGGAAATGGGTTGGGAGGAGATTGatcattctcattctctttggTTGTTCATTCATTCAGGCAAGTATTTGTTCTGTATGGCTATGCACAGCTCCTCCTTTCCCAGAGTTTGATATCTATTCCCTTCCTGGAGAAATTATAGTGCAATGCAATGAAGGATCGCTTCGTATGTTTTATTATGTCTTGGGCTATTTGGGATTTTTGGCTATTGTCAGTTTCACTGTGGCTTTCTTAGCCAGGAAATTGCCAGATActttcaatgaagccaagttcatcactttcagcatgctggtcttctgcagtgtctggctATCCTTCATTCCTTCATATCAGGGCACTAATGGAGAATATATGGTGGCTGTAGAGATCTTCTCTATCTTGGCATCTGGTGCTGGATTATTAAGCTGCATCTTTTTCCCTAAGTGTTACATCATTATCCTAAAACCTGAACTGAACATCAAGGAACAGTTGATAAAGAGAAACACTTAA